DNA sequence from the Schistocerca serialis cubense isolate TAMUIC-IGC-003099 chromosome 9, iqSchSeri2.2, whole genome shotgun sequence genome:
TTGTGTGTAACCCACAACCATACATCATGTGACGCCTAATGGTTGATTATCTTTGGCTGTTGATATCATTGCCAGTTAAAAGTAAATCAATCGCTATTCTCTTACTGAAAATTCAGCATTTATATTTCACCTCGATTAACTCGAATCTCCCATAGATGGATATGAAGCATCAGTAGTCTCATATACCGACCGCGGCATCTCAGTCTGGAAGATGTGCTGACATAAACATTGGACATGAAGCGCTCActgcagcattaaaacaaaacTTGTTCAGATCTGAAATTCACAAAGCCGAACGTCAAACAGAGTGGATACATACCTGGTTAATACGTGCCAGGAGGACACGCCTTCAATGTGCAGCTGGCACTCCTACCGTTGGAACCGCAGCGGCAAGTGTTACACTTGTTCTTGAAGGTCGTTCCAGGAGTGCAGTTTACCTCTGCAACACAATATCAAAAGAGACTCAGATAATCGGCCGCGATCTTTTGAAAGGAAACCATCCCAGATTTAGTCTTAAGATGACGCAGATAACCATCAAAAAACATAAACTTTCCTGGCCAGACGTGTCTTTGGAAATAACTATTCAAGAATGCAAGTCTATACTACAGAAATAATTCTTGATAAATTCTTTGGATTAAATACTCGTCGTATTCCTCCACTTTCACTGTTGAAGCGGTTTAGTATCCTGGAGGTAGGGAATGCAGGTGAACCACCTACGGTGACTCAGCTGGTTATTCTACAATCTGGCTCACGCATTTTCCCCTctttccctctttctgtccattccCTTCACCCCATCACTTTGTCCACCTCATCTATCCATTTCCGCCTGACCATAGTCAAGCTCGTTGGCATGTATAGCACCTGCTGTACAGGTCAATAAAGCAAGCTAATACTACTCCCACGACATGCATTTCGTACAGGGCAGGCTCATATCAGGGGCTTGAAAATAATGTATTTGTCCTTGATGTACAGGCTGCTGTGCAACGCAGGTCGATAAAACAGGCCAATACAACTCAACACAATAGGGCAGCCTACACGTTGGGACCCAGAAAActgtttcttgcccctgacatgtacACTGTCCTGCAAAGCAAGTTGGATTGGCTGTctgatactgttcccacacaattGGCCTTTCATGCAGGGAGTCTATACTCCAGGGGCTGAAAAAATCACGTTTTTGCCTGTATCTCCACTACCATCAGAGCTAGGATATTATAAACCACATCACACTGATATTCTGGTGCCTTGTGTTTTTCGGCCACATTTGGTCGAAATCGATCAAGTCGGTTTGAAGGAGATAACTGAGATACTCATGTACACTCTGATTACACAACAATTTTGTTCGtgaacaacagccggccggagtagccgagcggttctaggcggtacagtctggaaccgcgcgaccgcaacggtcgcaggttcgaatcctgcctcgggcatgaatgtgtgtgatgtccttaggttagttaggtttaagtagttctacgttctaggggactgatgaccacagcagttaagtcccatagtgctcagagccatttgaaccatttgtacgtgaACACTACTATGTTTACACTTAAAAAATTTGTGGCTTCTGATTTGTTTCACTTCCGTTTTCACTGTTTGTTTGCAAATGACTATGCAATTTACAAAACAGCATGAGTGTTACTACTCACACAAAAGATCACTGCAGGTGTGATCTACATTTCCTTGCACATTCGCTTACACTGCCAGATATTGCCAGATATTGACTGTATTACATGTTTTACAGTTGAActtctgtttccatttcaaacTATGCTAATCCTGTCAAATCGCTTCTGCTGGAGCTTGGATATTTATAGGCAATTTTCTTGGTCACCATTCATTTAACTCAAAAATACTCAAGATAGCGTAAACCTACAAAGTTCCAGTCTCCGTTAGTTTCAGAATCAAATCAAGGCAACAGCAGTGCAGAGGGACACTAACCATAACCTTGTTCACAGAGAGCTGGCGCCACCTCAGAACCATCAACTGCCCCTCTGCAGAAGGCCTAAGCGACGAATTTCATCTCTGGCCACAGTTAAGGTGGCTACAGTGACCTCTCGCTATCGCGGGAAGCACACGGCTGTGCAGCTTTCGAGGTTACTGCTGAGAGACGACGTCTTGGCCTCCGTTCGCTGCTGCTCATGGTAGGCATCACTCTGTGACTACCACTAGTGTTGTGGTTGCTGACTTTTTCACGATACAATTTCgttcaccagaatgagattttcactctgcagcggagtgtgcgctgatatgatcttCCAGGCAATTTCGTTCACCTTTTGTCAGGAcattcgaaataaaatgttcatagcACATTCATCCACGGTTAAGCTGCAAATACACCACGAGGAAGTAGTTGCATGGAATCAAAATTACTAGGGAGGTGACTTTCTCTTTGGATTACAAATTATCAAGCACGTGGAGCCCTGCACGGTTCAAATTGTGGGCTGGCAAAATCCCACTCTATGTAACGAGACTGCCTCGCATTTTTGTGCTCCATTGTGAATATATGAAGTTTAATTAATATTGCCCGTCTGGTACTGGTCTATAGTCTACCCCTAGTCCTTTCATTAAGCAGTTTATTTTCCTCGGCAACTGAGCCCCTGCTGTAGGAGAACAGATCCACTACCTCCATGGCCCAGGGGAAATATGATTTTCAGCTGAGGTCACTTTAATCTGTTAGTAGAGAAAACAATGGCAGACAGAATTTATTTATTGCTTGCGGTTCAATTCTACCAAGTTCGGCGGTCAACAacgttgctaaaaaaaaaaaaaaattaaaaaaaagacaataaattgttcagatggctctaagcagtgtgggacttaacatctgaggtcatcagtctcctagacttagaactacttaaacctaactaacctaatgacatcacacacctccatgcctgaggcaggattcgaacctgcgaccgtagcagcagcgcggttccggactgaagcgcctagaaccgcacggccacagtggccggaaCAACGTTGCGAATTATTTACTTTTGAGTCGCTCTACATTCCTGTCGTCTGCGGAGTGCTGTTCAACTACACAGCTGTAGATTCGCAATCCACCAGTTATCACGCTACGTCGTTAATTAGTTTCATTTGACCTGCTCTGTGAGGGTTGTGTCTTAGGTCAGAATTCTGAATAAGCGGAAGCAACAAAAGCTAGTGAAAGTCTGCTTGTTATTTCTTCTGATGACATTGGAAACAAAAGTACGTGAATGTACGGCAGCACAGTTATCGTTGCTACACTGATGTGTAAAACTCAGGGACGGAAGTAAAATTCgcttgatgtgtcactgccaagtagcaCAGTTCAGTGAAGAACTGCTATAActcaaagaaatacgcagtgagacgaacagaaatgagagatagagagagagatggacTCACGTCTACGGCCGCGGCTGAGACATCCCAGCTGGGTGCAGATGGCGGACGTTCCACTGCTGTTACACGTGCACGTGTTGCAGTCCTTCTTGAAGGTCGAGTTGGGTGTACAGCTCTGGGCTTCCCGTTTCACGATGGGCGACTCCTCTGCCTCTGTGAAGCGACAATACATTAAGCTCATGTTCAGGGAACCGGGAAGCCTCTACcaaatgtggctgaatacttcGACAGACAAGCCACTCAGTTTTCCTTCTTCATTAACATTATCCTATATTTACGATacacaatttcttctttaatttacctgtatttCTTTCCAGTTTGTACTGAAACTATGTGCAAGAGACCtacaaaaagaaattttacctGGGACAAACAGAATGAAAATATACGTACAAGGAAACATATGTCGcgacaaaatggtttaaatggctctgagcactatgggactttagcttctgaggtcatcagtcccctagaatttagaactacttaaacctaactaacctaaggacatcacacacatccatgcccgaggcaggattcgaacctgcgaccgtagcagttgcgcggttccggactaaagcgcctagaaccgctcggccaccacggccggcctatgTCGCGACAGATCCAACACTCTTCGTGTTATCAAATTTACCAGTTGCGTTCTTTTAGCTTAAcagtattcagaaaatttagagaaccagcatttgcagctgactggatAGTGATTCCAGTGCCGCCTTCGTACATTTAGTGAAGAGAGCATAAGGAGCCATAGAGGCCGTCGATTTTTCCTTGCTTTATTTTCGAAAGGAAGAGGAATGGAAGTGACTAGCAGTGGTAAAaagtaccctctgcaatgcaccaTACGATGGCTAGCGAGTAAATAagcagatgtagacatagatgattGAGACGCTCTTGATGCTGGCGGATCAACTTCCTCTGTTATAGAAGTAGCCCGCCTGAGACTAGAACCCGTGTTTGAGAGCTGCCTATACCCGTTCGTTATTTTCAAAATACTGATCACAGAATAACTTCTTAAGTGTAAAACACTCAGAAGTGGGAACAGTATCGGTACTGTAGGATGTGTGTCGTCGTCCACAGAACCGGCTGCCAAATAGAGGTTGGCACCTCGCAGCGAAAGCACAGAAATCGGTAGTCGCAGGACGCCACACCGACAAATGAAAACGCAGGCGTACCCATGCGTCCCAGTGCTTCGCTAGACTACCGTAGTCGCTGGTCTAGTGACGGGTGTGCAGAGAAACGTTTCCCAGTTCGCAGTCAACGATCAAGACGACAGCACTGTCTTAGATATGCCGCCGGTTTATTAAATGCATTAGGCAGACCTTAATGTGATCTTTGTGTCAGTAATACTTCAAGTAAAAGAGTCTTGTAAAATTGTCGGATTCAAGTGATACCTTAATATTCAAAGAGTTGTAAATACTCAGAACATTCCTGTGGAGATGGACTATACCAAGATAAGTAAATCTTCttgtaataaaatgaactaatacGAGTGTTTTGAGTGTTAAAGGTTATCAGTGTTGAAGTTCCACTCGATTTCTTCTCGGAGCAAACCGAAGAACCCACCGTTCCACGGGCGAGTGTGTTATCGTCCGGAACAACAGGGTGGATGGGCAAACTCCCAACTTCTAGTGGTGAAAGGAAACACAGCTGACATATAGGGAAGGCCCTACAGAAAAGACGATGTCATCGTTTTTTTACATTCTCTGTTCCGAAAAACGTTGAGGGGTGTTTGAAGGTGCGACTTGGTGGAAAAAATCAAGTTGGCCTGGAAAATATTTACGACATGGCTGACGTGAAACTGACCCTTCCTAACGAAGGTCACACAAGGTGCTGGAAATGGCCACCGCTGCCTTCGATTCAGCGCTGAGCTTGATTTTTATCTAACTATGAGCCAGGCATGCCAGATCTTCGTCACGCAGCAATAGCGTCTTCAGTGTCTTGCTGTAGCTCTTTCAGGGCTTTCTGTGATTTTCcaaaatcgcttcagccaaatgccgagatggttcatttgaaaaggcacggccgatttgccTATACATGCTTCCCCACTCCGAGTTTGtgatccgtttctaatgacctctgtCTCGACGAGACGTTAAATACTAATATTCTCCGTCTCCCTCTCCTGCTCCGCCTCTTTAAGGGTATATGAATACACCTGACCCTTCCATTA
Encoded proteins:
- the LOC126418531 gene encoding serine protease inhibitor I/II-like; this translates as MKVTLAIAAAALFVAMATTVDAASECTPGTTKKEDCNTCRCTPTGVWVCTRKGCVTKREAEESPIVKREAQSCTPNSTFKKDCNTCTCNSSGTSAICTQLGCLSRGRRQVNCTPGTTFKNKCNTCRCGSNGRSASCTLKACPPGTY